From Haloarcula sp. CBA1127, a single genomic window includes:
- a CDS encoding prenyltransferase → MPELPTDRITAVIPPEETLVGYLLRLSRPRFWLYLGGPVIVGVSYAADGPGELFSLLAIALFLYFTIPGNVFLYGVNDIFDADIDEHNPKKDDGREVSYRGDSAITAIVVASGALALLFVLGLPTLGVVALLAWIGLSIEYSAPPLRFKTTPFLDSISNGLYILPGVIGYAAIEGVAPPATAVAGAWLWAMGMHTFSAIPDIEPDREAGIQTTATFLGESNTYYYCVMCWLMAAFVFTYTHWVFGLILLIYPGLVFGILGIGVDIDEAYWWYPAINTVVGMVFTLIALWVMLYG, encoded by the coding sequence ATGCCCGAACTCCCGACCGACCGCATTACCGCCGTCATTCCGCCGGAGGAGACGCTTGTGGGCTACCTGCTGCGGCTCTCCCGGCCGCGATTCTGGCTCTACCTCGGCGGCCCGGTCATCGTCGGTGTCAGCTACGCGGCTGACGGCCCGGGAGAACTGTTCTCGCTGCTGGCTATCGCGCTGTTTCTGTACTTCACCATCCCTGGGAACGTGTTCCTCTATGGCGTCAACGACATCTTCGACGCCGACATCGACGAGCACAATCCCAAGAAAGACGACGGCCGGGAAGTCAGCTACCGTGGGGACAGCGCTATCACGGCCATCGTCGTCGCCAGCGGCGCGCTCGCGTTACTGTTCGTCCTCGGACTGCCGACGCTCGGGGTCGTGGCCTTGCTCGCCTGGATTGGGCTATCTATCGAGTACTCGGCCCCGCCGCTCCGGTTCAAGACGACGCCGTTTCTGGACTCCATCTCGAACGGCCTGTACATCCTGCCCGGTGTCATCGGCTACGCCGCTATCGAAGGGGTGGCCCCGCCAGCGACAGCGGTCGCCGGCGCGTGGCTCTGGGCGATGGGGATGCACACCTTCTCGGCGATTCCCGATATCGAACCCGACCGCGAGGCTGGCATCCAGACGACGGCAACGTTTCTGGGCGAGTCAAACACGTACTACTACTGCGTGATGTGCTGGCTCATGGCCGCGTTCGTATTCACGTACACACACTGGGTGTTCGGCCTGATACTGCTCATCTATCCCGGCCTCGTCTTCGGGATTCTCGGCATCGGCGTCGACATCGACGAGGCGTACTGGTGGTATCCCGCGATCAACACCGTTGTCGGGATGGTTTTCACGCTCATCGCGCTGTGGGTGATGCTGTATGGGTAG
- the cruF gene encoding bisanhydrobacterioruberin hydratase, whose product MGSGEDRTLAGWTLPETKTDATAQFDQFVTENRFTIAVVFPLVGAVTLLASAEGLLPDPLAFNPYFVLFGTFVMRLPLVAGVFPLVDRRAGLALVALTLYSYGIELIGVQTGWPYGEFSYGVDLGPMLLGAVPFGLPVFFFPLVLNAYLLVLLLLGNRAASTAVRLLATLATVMLVDLVLDPGAVAIGFWIYEMPQFYGVPWQNYAGWLLSGSVAVLLFDLGFDRAGLRQRLRDCPFMLDDLVSFVLLWGGINLFYANWVPVGLAALLGAGLLWTDRFDFDLSETRLGRAVRW is encoded by the coding sequence ATGGGTAGTGGCGAAGACAGAACGCTGGCGGGCTGGACGCTCCCGGAGACAAAAACCGACGCGACCGCGCAGTTCGACCAGTTCGTCACCGAGAACCGATTTACCATCGCCGTCGTCTTTCCGCTCGTCGGCGCGGTGACCCTGCTCGCGAGTGCCGAGGGACTCCTGCCGGACCCGCTCGCGTTCAATCCCTACTTCGTCCTCTTTGGCACGTTCGTGATGCGACTCCCGCTAGTCGCCGGCGTCTTTCCGCTTGTGGACCGCCGGGCCGGGCTGGCGCTAGTCGCGTTGACGCTCTACTCGTACGGCATCGAACTCATTGGCGTCCAGACCGGCTGGCCCTACGGCGAGTTCAGCTATGGCGTCGACCTCGGCCCAATGCTGCTCGGTGCGGTACCGTTCGGGCTCCCGGTTTTCTTCTTCCCACTAGTCCTGAATGCCTACCTGCTCGTCCTGCTGTTACTTGGCAACAGGGCGGCGTCAACCGCGGTTCGGCTGCTGGCGACGCTGGCGACGGTCATGCTCGTCGACCTCGTGCTCGATCCGGGGGCCGTGGCAATCGGCTTCTGGATTTACGAGATGCCACAGTTCTACGGCGTCCCGTGGCAGAACTACGCCGGGTGGCTCCTGTCGGGGTCAGTCGCTGTCCTGCTGTTTGACCTCGGGTTCGACCGTGCAGGGCTCCGCCAGCGACTCCGGGACTGCCCGTTCATGCTCGATGACCTGGTGAGTTTCGTCCTGCTGTGGGGTGGTATCAACCTCTTTTACGCGAACTGGGTGCCGGTCGGCCTGGCTGCGCTGCTGGGGGCTGGCCTCCTCTGGACGGACCGCTTTGACTTCGACCTCTCGGAAACCCGGCTCGGCCGTGCTGTCCGGTGGTGA
- a CDS encoding HTR-like protein — translation MDRIPFGIRQLDSIINGGAPAGSVVLLSGEAGAGSREFMHTSALINGLEQVDTELHDLYYGDRSPDAVAPDEVHYISFTTNESQLVSEMRLAMDDDVVDKGSRAVEFHDLSERYFHISPVPREWYASETASITDLRARHEREDLLGTLGMVLNEVAANNLVVIDSLSDLVSAMGEEIEWSDISSLVQGLQKAAHQWGCLLLLHINPETLSTVRHGQLVDASHGTMEFAWESGGSTRARTLVVQQFRGVLSQIEDEDIVQFETELGDAGFDISDVRKIR, via the coding sequence ATGGATCGAATCCCGTTTGGAATCCGCCAGCTTGACTCCATCATCAACGGTGGAGCGCCTGCGGGGAGCGTCGTCCTGCTCTCCGGCGAGGCCGGCGCTGGCTCCCGGGAGTTCATGCATACGAGCGCACTCATCAACGGGCTCGAACAGGTAGACACGGAGCTGCACGACCTCTACTACGGCGACCGCTCGCCCGACGCTGTCGCCCCGGACGAGGTCCACTACATTTCGTTTACGACAAACGAATCGCAACTGGTCAGCGAGATGCGGCTAGCGATGGACGACGATGTGGTCGACAAGGGGAGCCGGGCGGTCGAGTTCCACGACCTCTCAGAGCGATATTTCCACATCAGCCCAGTGCCACGGGAATGGTACGCCAGCGAAACCGCATCGATTACCGACCTCCGGGCGCGGCACGAGCGAGAGGACCTGCTCGGGACGCTCGGCATGGTGCTGAACGAGGTGGCGGCGAACAACCTCGTCGTCATCGACTCGCTATCGGATCTTGTCAGCGCCATGGGTGAGGAAATCGAGTGGTCGGACATCAGCTCACTCGTTCAGGGGCTTCAGAAGGCGGCCCATCAGTGGGGCTGTCTGCTCCTCTTGCACATTAATCCTGAGACGCTGTCGACGGTGCGACACGGGCAACTCGTTGACGCCTCCCACGGCACGATGGAGTTCGCGTGGGAATCCGGCGGCTCCACCCGCGCCCGAACCCTCGTCGTCCAGCAGTTCCGTGGCGTCCTCTCACAGATCGAGGACGAGGACATCGTTCAGTTCGAGACTGAACTGGGCGATGCCGGCTTCGACATCAGCGATGTGCGCAAGATTCGATAG